In Sphingobium sp. Z007, one DNA window encodes the following:
- a CDS encoding threonine dehydratase, producing MNDFSLHSLRAAADMIHAQVPPTPQYAWPLLGRRSGCDLWVKHENHTPTGAFKARGAITYIDWLRRTHPHVKGIITATRGNHGQAQVRAATAACIAATIVVPHGNALEKNAAMRAFGATLIEHGHDFDSAKAEAIRLSAEQGLFMVPAYHDELVRGVASYGLELFDAVPDLDTVYVPVGCGSGLCGTIAARDALGLKVKVVGVVSAHVDAAKRSFEAGRLVSSPTAHTFADGVAVCTPIQAALDYFGPRADRFVGVTDDEVAQAIRIYWQDTHNLAEGAGAVALAALMQEKDAMRGKKVAVILSGGNGDMSQMAEILGGATPQVTMDMRKAI from the coding sequence ATGAACGACTTCTCTCTGCACAGCCTCCGCGCCGCCGCCGACATGATCCATGCTCAGGTGCCGCCGACCCCGCAATATGCCTGGCCGTTGCTGGGCCGGCGGTCCGGTTGCGACCTGTGGGTCAAGCATGAGAATCATACGCCTACCGGCGCGTTCAAGGCGCGGGGCGCGATCACCTATATCGACTGGCTGCGGCGCACTCACCCGCATGTGAAGGGCATCATCACGGCCACCCGCGGCAATCATGGCCAGGCGCAGGTGCGCGCCGCCACCGCCGCCTGCATCGCCGCCACCATCGTCGTGCCCCATGGCAACGCGTTGGAAAAGAACGCGGCGATGCGCGCGTTCGGCGCGACCCTGATCGAACATGGCCATGATTTCGACAGCGCCAAGGCGGAAGCGATCCGCCTCTCAGCCGAGCAAGGCCTGTTCATGGTCCCGGCCTATCATGACGAACTGGTCCGCGGCGTAGCCAGCTACGGCTTGGAACTGTTCGACGCGGTGCCTGACCTCGACACCGTTTATGTCCCGGTTGGCTGCGGATCGGGCCTGTGCGGCACCATCGCGGCGCGTGACGCGCTCGGCCTCAAGGTCAAAGTCGTCGGCGTCGTTTCCGCCCATGTCGATGCGGCCAAGCGCAGCTTCGAAGCCGGACGACTGGTGTCCAGCCCCACCGCCCACACCTTTGCCGATGGTGTCGCCGTGTGCACCCCGATTCAGGCGGCGCTCGACTATTTCGGGCCGCGCGCCGACCGCTTCGTCGGCGTCACCGATGATGAAGTGGCGCAGGCGATCCGCATCTACTGGCAGGACACGCATAATCTGGCCGAAGGGGCAGGCGCCGTTGCCTTGGCCGCGCTCATGCAGGAAAAGGATGCGATGCGCGGCAAGAAGGTTGCGGTTATCCTGTCGGGCGGTAATGGCGACATGAGCCAGATGGCTGAGATATTGGGCGGCGCCACGCCGCAAGTGACGATGGACATGCGGAAAGCGATATGA
- a CDS encoding PLP-dependent aspartate aminotransferase family protein, which yields MKRKSGQNPDITKNWKPATLAIRGGTARSEYGETSEALFLTSGYSYDRAEDAAARFAGEQVGMTYSRLQNPTVEMLEQRIALLEGAEACRATATGMAAMTAALLCQLSAGDHVVGAKAAFGSCRWLTDTLLPKFGIETTTIDGSDTAAWEAAIRPNTKVFFFETPANPTMDIVDLAAVCAIAKAHGITSVVDNAFATPALQRPMDFGADVVAYSATKMMDGQGRVLAGAICGTRDWIDNVLLPFHRNTGPTLAAFNAWVVLKGLETLDLRIRRQSENALKVATFLESRVAKVLYPGLPSHPQHALAMSQMDLAGPIFSLYVGGGRAEAHGLLNGLELVDISNNIGDSRSLMTHPASTTHFGMAEAARLEVGITEDMLRLNVGLEDADDVIADLDQALRSIGR from the coding sequence ATGAAGCGGAAAAGCGGTCAGAATCCTGACATCACCAAGAACTGGAAGCCTGCGACGCTGGCGATCCGGGGTGGCACGGCGCGCAGCGAATATGGCGAGACGTCCGAAGCCCTGTTTCTGACCAGCGGCTATAGCTATGATCGGGCGGAAGACGCTGCCGCGCGCTTCGCCGGCGAGCAGGTCGGCATGACCTATTCGCGGCTTCAGAACCCGACCGTGGAGATGCTGGAACAGCGTATAGCTTTGCTCGAAGGGGCGGAGGCGTGCCGCGCGACCGCTACCGGCATGGCCGCGATGACGGCGGCCTTGCTGTGCCAATTGTCGGCGGGCGATCATGTCGTGGGCGCCAAGGCCGCCTTCGGCTCGTGCCGCTGGCTGACCGATACGCTGCTGCCCAAATTCGGGATCGAGACGACGACGATCGACGGCAGCGACACTGCCGCCTGGGAAGCGGCGATCCGCCCCAATACCAAGGTCTTTTTCTTCGAAACGCCCGCTAACCCCACGATGGACATCGTCGATCTTGCGGCGGTGTGCGCCATTGCGAAGGCGCATGGCATCACCAGCGTCGTGGACAACGCCTTCGCCACGCCCGCCTTGCAGCGGCCGATGGACTTCGGCGCGGACGTCGTGGCCTATAGCGCGACCAAGATGATGGACGGGCAGGGCCGCGTCCTGGCCGGCGCGATCTGCGGCACGCGCGACTGGATCGACAATGTGCTGTTGCCCTTCCACCGCAACACCGGCCCGACGCTGGCCGCCTTCAACGCCTGGGTAGTGCTCAAGGGGCTGGAGACGCTTGACCTGCGCATCCGCCGCCAGAGCGAAAATGCGCTCAAGGTCGCGACATTTCTGGAAAGCCGCGTGGCCAAAGTCCTTTATCCAGGTCTGCCAAGCCACCCCCAGCACGCCCTTGCCATGTCCCAGATGGATTTGGCCGGGCCGATCTTCTCGCTTTATGTCGGTGGCGGCCGGGCGGAAGCGCACGGCCTGCTCAACGGCCTGGAACTGGTCGATATCAGCAATAATATCGGTGATTCGCGTTCGCTGATGACTCATCCGGCCTCCACCACCCATTTCGGCATGGCGGAAGCCGCGCGGCTGGAAGTCGGCATCACCGAAGACATGCTGCGCCTCAATGTAGGTCTGGAGGATGCGGACGACGTCATCGCCGACCTCGATCAGGCGCTGCGGTCGATAGGGCGTTGA
- the recO gene encoding DNA repair protein RecO: protein MPSLTTTAIVCAVRHHGEHGAIVRLLTPDHGLLHGYVRGGRSRTLRPVLLPGNIVKADFRARTEDQLAGLTVELAQSRAPLLAEPLPAVAIDWSCALTAASLPEGTPYPALHQALDGVLSAVEAAPAARGWAVALVRYELLLLAELGFGLDLTRCAAMGDTDDLAYVSPRSAAAVSRAAAVGYEARLLPLPPFLIEGGMGDWTQIVNGLRLTGFFLERSILIDRRADILAARERLVDRLKRAVA from the coding sequence ATGCCCAGCCTGACCACCACCGCCATCGTCTGCGCCGTCCGCCATCATGGCGAACATGGCGCGATCGTGCGGTTGCTGACGCCTGATCACGGCCTCCTGCACGGCTATGTTCGCGGCGGCCGGTCGCGCACTTTGCGCCCGGTGTTGCTGCCCGGCAATATCGTCAAGGCAGATTTCCGCGCCCGGACGGAGGATCAACTGGCCGGACTGACGGTGGAACTGGCGCAGAGCCGCGCGCCCCTGTTGGCCGAACCGCTGCCAGCCGTAGCGATCGACTGGAGCTGCGCCCTGACCGCCGCCTCCCTGCCCGAAGGGACACCCTATCCCGCCTTGCATCAGGCGCTCGACGGCGTGCTGAGCGCGGTGGAGGCGGCGCCTGCCGCACGGGGTTGGGCGGTAGCGCTGGTGCGCTATGAACTTCTGCTGCTGGCCGAGCTGGGCTTTGGCCTGGACCTGACCCGTTGTGCCGCGATGGGCGATACCGACGATCTTGCCTATGTCAGCCCCCGCAGCGCCGCGGCGGTCAGTCGCGCGGCGGCGGTCGGCTACGAAGCCCGCCTGCTGCCGCTGCCCCCCTTCCTGATCGAAGGCGGCATGGGCGACTGGACTCAGATAGTGAATGGACTGCGCCTCACCGGCTTCTTCCTTGAACGCTCGATCCTGATTGATCGGCGCGCAGATATCCTCGCGGCGCGCGAAAGACTGGTCGATCGGCTGAAAAGGGCGGTTGCGTGA
- a CDS encoding NAD-dependent succinate-semialdehyde dehydrogenase translates to MKSINPATGEEIAAHDPLTQAQIDAALDQATATFATWRTTPIADRTALLTTLANAYHAHRDRLARMATLEMGKTLKSALAEVDKCVAAFRHYAQAGPAMLEGGSIPLAAGGKADYVWLPIGPVLAVMPWNFPYWQVVRFLAPCILAGNVGLLKHASNVQGVAALMQEMMAVAGAPDGLFQNLPIRSDAVAAIIADDRVAAVTLTGSEGAGRAVAEQAGRALKKVVLELGGADPFIVMPSADLDAAVKQAVTARVQNTGQSCICGKRMIVHADIYDAFLDRFSAAMAAVKAGDPFDPATDMGPLSSEEQRRTVQEQIWKMQAAGATLIGGGALPGPGAYMTAGILTDVPIDPALMGEEIFGPIAMLFKASDIDDAIAIANSIPFGLGSSVWTADEAEEARFIRDIQAGMTAVNQMLASAPEAPFGGVKRSGHGRELGPFGLHEFMNLKSVYRSG, encoded by the coding sequence ATGAAAAGTATCAACCCCGCCACCGGAGAAGAAATCGCCGCCCACGACCCATTGACCCAAGCGCAGATCGACGCCGCGCTCGACCAAGCGACCGCGACCTTCGCGACATGGCGGACCACCCCCATCGCAGACCGCACCGCGCTCCTCACCACGCTCGCCAACGCCTATCACGCCCATCGCGATCGGCTCGCCCGCATGGCGACGCTGGAAATGGGCAAGACGCTGAAATCCGCGCTGGCGGAGGTCGACAAATGCGTCGCCGCCTTCCGCCATTATGCGCAAGCCGGCCCCGCCATGCTGGAGGGCGGCAGCATCCCGCTCGCCGCGGGGGGCAAGGCCGATTATGTCTGGCTGCCGATCGGCCCGGTGCTGGCGGTGATGCCGTGGAATTTCCCTTACTGGCAGGTCGTCCGCTTCCTCGCCCCTTGCATCCTCGCCGGTAATGTCGGCCTGCTCAAGCACGCCAGCAATGTGCAGGGCGTCGCCGCGCTGATGCAGGAGATGATGGCCGTGGCCGGCGCGCCTGATGGTCTGTTCCAAAACCTGCCGATCCGCTCCGACGCTGTCGCGGCGATCATCGCCGATGATCGCGTCGCCGCCGTGACCCTGACCGGCAGCGAGGGCGCTGGCCGCGCCGTGGCGGAACAGGCGGGCAGGGCGCTGAAAAAGGTGGTGCTGGAACTGGGCGGTGCCGATCCGTTCATCGTCATGCCCTCGGCCGATCTCGACGCGGCGGTGAAGCAGGCGGTGACGGCGCGGGTCCAGAATACGGGCCAATCCTGCATCTGCGGCAAGCGGATGATCGTCCATGCCGACATTTACGACGCCTTCCTCGACCGCTTCTCGGCCGCGATGGCGGCGGTCAAGGCGGGTGATCCGTTCGACCCCGCCACCGACATGGGACCGCTTTCCAGTGAGGAACAGCGCCGCACCGTGCAGGAACAGATCTGGAAGATGCAGGCGGCGGGCGCGACCCTGATTGGCGGCGGAGCGCTGCCAGGCCCCGGCGCTTACATGACCGCCGGTATATTGACCGACGTGCCGATCGATCCGGCGCTGATGGGGGAGGAGATTTTCGGCCCCATCGCCATGCTCTTCAAGGCGAGCGACATCGATGACGCCATCGCCATAGCCAACTCCATACCCTTCGGCCTCGGCTCATCGGTCTGGACGGCGGACGAAGCGGAAGAGGCGCGCTTCATCCGCGACATTCAGGCGGGCATGACCGCGGTGAACCAGATGCTCGCCTCGGCCCCCGAAGCCCCCTTCGGCGGTGTCAAACGCTCCGGCCATGGCCGCGAACTCGGTCCCTTCGGCCTGCACGAATTCATGAATTTGAAGAGCGTCTATAGGTCGGGGTGA
- a CDS encoding GIY-YIG nuclease family protein, translating into MARGGYTYIMTNKPRGVLYIGVTADIAARAEQHRNGTGSAFCKRYGRTRVVLVEPHDDITLAIAREKALKAWKREWKVRLVEEGNPDWRDMSDVIL; encoded by the coding sequence ATGGCGCGAGGCGGCTACACCTACATCATGACCAACAAACCGAGGGGCGTTCTCTATATCGGCGTCACAGCCGACATCGCTGCGCGGGCCGAACAACATCGAAACGGGACCGGCTCGGCCTTTTGCAAGAGATACGGGCGGACGCGCGTTGTTCTGGTCGAACCACATGATGACATCACGCTCGCCATCGCTCGCGAAAAGGCCCTCAAAGCCTGGAAGCGCGAATGGAAAGTCCGGCTTGTGGAAGAAGGCAATCCAGATTGGCGGGATATGTCAGACGTTATCCTCTGA
- the leuB gene encoding 3-isopropylmalate dehydrogenase codes for MLIALFPGDGIGPEIVAQAVRVLDALAIPGLTYEDGLVGGAAYKAVGHPLPPETLAIAHRADAILFGAVGDPDCDSLERHLRPEQAILGLRKALGLFSNLRPAKVFPELADESALRPEVASAIDLLIVRETNGDVYFGEKGFRTTADGLREGYDVMSYNEAEVRRIAHAGFQAARARRGKLCSVDKANVLETSQLWRDVVIEVSADYPDVALSHMYVDNAAMQLVRNPGQFDVIVTGNLFGDILSDQASMCVGSIGMLASATLNGTGQGLYEPIHGSAPDIAGTGKANPLATILSAAMMLRYSLGLPEQADRIETAVAKALANGARSPDLGGTMSTVAMGDAVLAVL; via the coding sequence ATGTTGATCGCCCTGTTCCCCGGAGACGGCATCGGTCCCGAAATCGTGGCGCAGGCCGTCCGCGTGCTTGACGCGCTGGCGATCCCCGGCCTGACCTATGAAGACGGGCTGGTCGGCGGCGCGGCCTATAAGGCAGTCGGCCATCCGCTGCCCCCTGAAACGCTGGCGATCGCGCACCGTGCGGACGCTATCCTGTTCGGCGCGGTGGGCGATCCCGACTGCGATTCTCTGGAGCGCCACCTGCGCCCCGAACAGGCGATTTTGGGCCTGCGCAAGGCACTGGGCCTCTTCTCCAACCTGCGCCCCGCCAAGGTCTTTCCCGAACTGGCCGACGAATCCGCGCTGCGCCCCGAAGTCGCCAGCGCCATCGACCTGCTGATCGTCCGCGAAACCAATGGTGACGTCTATTTCGGCGAGAAGGGCTTTCGCACCACCGCCGACGGCCTGCGCGAAGGCTATGATGTCATGTCGTATAACGAAGCCGAAGTGCGGCGCATCGCCCATGCCGGCTTCCAGGCCGCCCGCGCCCGCCGCGGCAAGCTTTGTTCGGTGGACAAGGCCAATGTGCTGGAAACCAGCCAATTGTGGCGCGACGTCGTGATCGAAGTGTCGGCCGATTATCCCGACGTCGCATTGAGTCACATGTATGTCGATAACGCCGCGATGCAGCTGGTCCGCAACCCCGGCCAGTTCGACGTCATCGTCACCGGCAACCTGTTCGGCGACATCCTTTCGGATCAGGCGAGCATGTGCGTCGGCTCCATCGGGATGCTGGCGTCGGCCACGCTCAACGGCACCGGCCAGGGCCTGTACGAGCCGATCCACGGCTCCGCCCCCGACATCGCCGGCACCGGCAAGGCCAACCCGCTGGCGACGATCCTCTCGGCGGCGATGATGCTGCGCTATTCGCTGGGTCTGCCCGAACAGGCTGACCGGATCGAAACCGCGGTGGCGAAGGCGCTGGCCAACGGCGCACGCTCGCCCGACCTGGGCGGAACCATGTCGACCGTGGCGATGGGCGACGCCGTCCTTGCGGTGCTCTGA
- the uvrC gene encoding excinuclease ABC subunit UvrC codes for MSGPQSPDRFNEDKASFTVTGSQPDIDLGVEAIRTTLKTLPIRPGVYRMHDARGDVLYVGKARALKNRVANYTQVDRLPRRLQRMVAQTRSMTIVTTNSEAEALLLEAQLIKRYRPPYNVLLRDDKSFPFILLREDHAFPRVQKHRGARKAKGRYYGPFASAGSVTRTINALQKLFLLRSCTDSFFANRSRPCLLYQIKRCSAPCVDRIDAAGYAELVNDAQDFLGGKSTAVQKKLGVAMEQAAESLDFEQAAVIRDRLKALTFIQGSQAINAEGLGDADIFALAAKGGAMCIQAFFIRGGQNWGHRSFFPVHTADVAEDEVLESFMAQFYEEVPPPRLILADRQPAECELMALALSERAGAKVRIEVPQRGDRTRLIKQAQRNAVEALDRRLAETTSQGKILDELVEAFGLEGVPDRIEIYDNSHIQGAHALGAMVVAGPEGFRKNAYRKFNMKNPEISNDDFAMMREMFERRFGRAQKEDPDRDSGEWPDLVLIDGGKGQLSAARNMLQEMGIEDVTMIGVAKGPHHGRDGREVFHMLDGREINFPVNHPVLFYLQRLRDEAHRFAIGAHRAKRSKAITVSSLDEVPGIGPARKKALLMHFGTARAVRDAALDDLARAPGVSKAVAQQVYDYFHG; via the coding sequence ATGTCCGGCCCCCAGTCCCCCGATCGTTTCAACGAAGACAAGGCGAGCTTCACCGTCACCGGCAGCCAGCCGGATATCGACCTGGGCGTGGAGGCGATCCGCACCACGCTCAAGACGCTGCCGATCCGGCCCGGCGTCTATCGGATGCACGATGCGCGCGGCGATGTGCTCTATGTGGGGAAGGCGCGGGCGCTCAAGAATCGCGTCGCCAACTATACCCAGGTCGATCGCTTGCCGCGCCGGCTGCAACGCATGGTCGCCCAGACGCGCAGCATGACCATCGTCACCACCAATAGCGAAGCCGAAGCGCTGCTGCTGGAGGCGCAACTCATCAAGCGCTACCGTCCGCCCTACAATGTCCTGCTGCGCGACGATAAAAGCTTCCCCTTCATCCTGCTACGCGAGGATCATGCCTTCCCCCGCGTCCAGAAGCATCGCGGTGCGCGCAAGGCGAAGGGCCGCTATTACGGCCCCTTCGCCAGCGCCGGATCGGTCACGCGCACCATCAATGCGCTGCAAAAACTGTTCCTGCTGCGCTCCTGCACCGACAGTTTCTTCGCCAATCGCTCGCGCCCCTGCCTCCTCTATCAAATCAAGCGCTGCTCGGCCCCCTGCGTCGACCGGATCGACGCGGCGGGCTATGCCGAACTGGTCAACGACGCGCAGGATTTCCTGGGCGGCAAATCGACCGCCGTGCAGAAGAAGCTGGGCGTCGCGATGGAGCAGGCGGCGGAGTCGCTCGATTTCGAGCAGGCCGCCGTCATCCGCGACCGGCTGAAAGCGCTGACGTTCATCCAGGGGTCGCAGGCGATCAATGCGGAAGGTCTGGGCGATGCCGACATCTTCGCGCTGGCGGCGAAGGGCGGGGCGATGTGCATCCAGGCCTTCTTCATCCGCGGCGGCCAGAATTGGGGCCATCGCAGCTTCTTCCCCGTCCACACCGCCGACGTGGCGGAGGATGAGGTGCTGGAAAGCTTCATGGCGCAATTTTATGAGGAAGTGCCGCCGCCCCGCCTGATCCTGGCCGATCGCCAGCCCGCCGAATGCGAGCTGATGGCGCTGGCGCTCAGCGAACGGGCCGGGGCCAAGGTCCGCATCGAAGTCCCCCAGCGCGGCGATCGCACCCGCCTCATCAAACAGGCGCAGCGCAACGCGGTGGAGGCGCTCGACCGGCGGTTGGCCGAAACGACCAGCCAGGGCAAGATTCTCGACGAACTGGTCGAGGCCTTCGGGCTGGAGGGCGTGCCCGACCGCATCGAAATCTACGACAACAGCCATATCCAGGGGGCGCATGCGTTGGGCGCGATGGTGGTCGCGGGGCCGGAAGGCTTCCGCAAGAACGCCTATCGCAAGTTCAACATGAAGAACCCGGAGATTAGCAACGACGATTTCGCGATGATGCGCGAAATGTTCGAACGCCGCTTCGGGCGCGCGCAAAAGGAAGACCCGGATCGCGACAGCGGCGAGTGGCCAGACCTGGTGCTGATCGACGGCGGCAAAGGGCAGCTATCGGCCGCCCGCAACATGCTGCAGGAAATGGGCATAGAGGACGTCACCATGATCGGCGTCGCCAAGGGACCGCATCATGGCCGCGACGGGCGCGAAGTCTTCCACATGCTCGACGGCCGTGAGATCAATTTCCCCGTCAACCACCCCGTCCTCTTCTACCTGCAAAGGCTCCGCGACGAAGCCCACCGCTTCGCCATCGGCGCCCACCGCGCCAAGCGCAGCAAGGCGATCACCGTGTCGTCGCTGGACGAGGTGCCGGGCATCGGCCCGGCGCGTAAGAAGGCGCTGCTGATGCACTTCGGCACCGCCCGCGCCGTCCGCGACGCAGCGCTCGACGATCTGGCCAGAGCGCCCGGCGTGTCGAAGGCGGTGGCGCAGCAGGTCTATGATTATTTTCACGGGTGA
- a CDS encoding LysR family transcriptional regulator: protein MKRTHLPLNGLRVLDAAARHLSFTRAADELAVTPAAVGQQIRALEDMLGVVLFRRTPKGLELTPETEAGLDALRAGFLEFEEAVRAMQAGQSSHALTIAAPRDITGKWLQPRLAAYAAGQSDLTFQLIAADEALDFTEANLDIAIRLADGAGEHEGVKIGEAAYVTVEAAAGGPDHRIDWPGCPAGDKPAIIRVADGGLAIEAAISGFGRARVPLLLAQADLAAGRVRQVGDTTPTLLAYWLIAPLPQWRQKKVKALVEALTA, encoded by the coding sequence ATGAAGCGGACCCATTTGCCGCTCAACGGCCTGCGCGTGCTGGACGCGGCCGCCCGGCACCTGTCCTTCACCCGTGCCGCCGACGAACTGGCGGTGACGCCCGCCGCCGTGGGGCAGCAGATCCGCGCGCTGGAGGATATGCTGGGCGTCGTCCTGTTCCGCCGCACGCCCAAGGGGCTGGAACTGACCCCGGAGACGGAGGCGGGCCTCGACGCGTTGCGCGCCGGCTTCCTGGAGTTTGAGGAAGCCGTGCGGGCGATGCAGGCGGGGCAGTCCAGCCACGCGCTGACCATCGCTGCGCCACGCGACATCACCGGCAAATGGCTCCAGCCGCGCCTGGCCGCCTATGCCGCCGGCCAGTCGGACCTGACGTTCCAACTCATAGCCGCGGACGAAGCGCTCGACTTCACCGAGGCCAATCTCGACATCGCGATACGGCTGGCCGATGGCGCGGGCGAGCATGAAGGCGTGAAGATCGGCGAAGCCGCTTATGTCACGGTCGAGGCGGCGGCCGGCGGCCCCGATCATCGCATCGACTGGCCCGGATGCCCGGCGGGCGACAAGCCCGCAATCATCCGTGTCGCCGACGGTGGCCTTGCGATCGAGGCGGCGATCAGCGGGTTTGGCCGCGCCCGCGTGCCGTTGCTGCTGGCGCAGGCGGATCTGGCGGCGGGCCGGGTGCGACAGGTCGGTGACACGACGCCGACGCTGCTCGCCTATTGGCTGATCGCGCCGCTGCCCCAGTGGCGGCAGAAAAAGGTCAAGGCACTGGTCGAGGCGTTGACGGCCTAA
- the apaG gene encoding Co2+/Mg2+ efflux protein ApaG has protein sequence MNALFPFHATTRDIIVHVAVTFLPEQSEPDRGRWFWAYHIRIENQGDQPVQLLTRHWIITDGRGAQHMVDGDGVVGEQPVVQPGKSYDYVSGCPLNTPTGSMKGSYRMIGVGGETFDVAIPHFALIAPAVAE, from the coding sequence GTGAACGCACTCTTCCCCTTCCACGCCACCACGCGGGACATCATCGTCCATGTCGCGGTCACCTTCCTACCCGAACAGTCGGAGCCGGATCGGGGCCGCTGGTTCTGGGCCTACCATATCCGCATCGAAAATCAGGGCGACCAGCCGGTGCAACTCCTGACCCGCCACTGGATCATCACCGATGGGCGCGGCGCGCAGCATATGGTCGATGGCGACGGCGTGGTTGGGGAACAGCCGGTGGTGCAGCCGGGGAAAAGCTATGATTATGTATCGGGTTGCCCGCTCAATACGCCGACCGGGTCGATGAAGGGCAGTTATCGCATGATCGGTGTCGGCGGCGAGACGTTCGATGTGGCGATCCCCCATTTCGCCCTGATTGCGCCCGCGGTGGCCGAATGA